The Kocuria sp. TGY1127_2 genome includes a window with the following:
- the secF gene encoding protein translocase subunit SecF, whose product MPKFAEFGSNLYTGKTSLPFIPKKKLWLGISAVLVIIALLIPVLTGGFKMGIDFRGGSEFTVSDAKDTDIQTGKDAVSKHAGAAETEVTRIAAGTVRVQTEQLSDDDTLAVKEALQKAYDVKPDDVTSSYVGPTWGAGVTRQATWGLIVFVVLATIGMALYFRTVKMSLSAIAGLLFTVITTAGVYALVGFEVTPSAIIGFLTILSYSLYDSVVVFDKIRENTKGYRSNRKRTFADEVNLAVNQTLVRSINTSVVGILPVGSILFIGAFLLGAGTLQDLSLALFIGIIMGTLGTLFVSAPLYAVLRQGEKPIKEQARLVEGVASSEDTAAASETGRETRSSGSSSASRSGSSAAGRSPQSHGDVTTDTNPVPRLDPGGDDKPDNGAVV is encoded by the coding sequence ATGCCTAAGTTCGCAGAGTTCGGTAGCAATCTTTATACGGGCAAGACTTCCCTGCCGTTTATTCCGAAGAAGAAGCTTTGGCTTGGAATTTCCGCGGTACTGGTCATCATCGCTCTTCTGATCCCCGTCCTCACGGGTGGGTTCAAAATGGGCATCGACTTCCGGGGCGGTTCCGAGTTCACGGTTTCCGATGCCAAGGACACGGATATCCAGACCGGGAAGGACGCCGTTTCGAAGCACGCGGGCGCGGCCGAGACCGAGGTGACTCGCATTGCCGCCGGAACCGTTCGCGTGCAAACCGAACAGTTGAGCGATGACGACACGCTCGCCGTCAAGGAAGCCCTGCAGAAGGCCTACGACGTCAAACCCGACGACGTGACCTCCTCGTACGTCGGTCCGACATGGGGCGCCGGTGTCACCCGTCAAGCCACCTGGGGGCTGATCGTCTTCGTCGTGCTGGCAACCATCGGCATGGCGCTGTATTTCCGCACCGTCAAGATGTCTCTGTCGGCCATCGCCGGCCTGCTCTTCACCGTCATCACCACGGCAGGCGTCTACGCGTTGGTGGGCTTCGAAGTGACTCCGTCGGCAATTATCGGATTCCTCACGATCCTTTCCTACTCGCTCTACGACTCGGTCGTGGTCTTCGACAAGATTCGCGAGAACACCAAGGGATACCGGAGCAACAGGAAGCGGACCTTCGCCGACGAGGTCAACCTGGCGGTCAACCAGACCCTGGTGAGGTCGATCAATACGTCGGTCGTCGGAATCCTGCCCGTCGGCTCGATCCTGTTCATTGGGGCCTTCCTGCTCGGTGCGGGAACACTGCAGGATCTGTCCCTTGCCTTGTTCATCGGCATCATCATGGGCACCTTGGGAACCTTGTTCGTCTCCGCCCCCCTCTATGCCGTTTTGCGTCAGGGGGAGAAGCCGATCAAGGAACAGGCGAGGCTCGTCGAGGGTGTCGCCTCCTCGGAGGACACAGCTGCCGCATCCGAGACCGGCCGCGAAACCCGATCTTCCGGGTCCTCGAGCGCGAGCCGGTCCGGCTCCTCGGCAGCGGGCCGTTCCCCGCAGAGTCACGGCGATGTCACCACGGATACCAATCCGGTACCCCGTTTGGACCCGGGCGGTGACGACAAACCGGATAACGGTGCGGTCGTCTGA
- the secD gene encoding protein translocase subunit SecD, whose product MARNKRMSGARKALLLLTAIVVVLGGVVGLSATKLGGSAAPKLALDLSGGTEMILSPKATNGGGDISKDQLDQAVDIIRQRVDGAGVSEAEVSTQSGKNVVVSMPDTPSQETRDLIQASAQMSFRSVLAEGDGAAVPQDKRTEESKLPHPDAQPTNGSDSNWITPELQKQYEQRDCTANPGKDDQLDPKKAVVACSQDGKQKYILGPVELNGSDIKDASHSQVESGGGVSTGQWGVNITFTDHAKNVFKDVTQRLYGFYGQDQNDPKASFAIMLDGGVLQAPRAQNVISDGQAQITGNFTEDDAKGLSEQLKYGALPISFKIESEQQISATLGTDQLQMGIIAGIIGLLLVCVYSLFQYRLLGFVTIASLLVAGVVTYEAITLLGWGVNYRLSLAGVAGLIVAIGQTADSFIVYFERIRDGLRDGRSVPSAVDHGWMRARRTIWASKGVNLLAAVVLYFVAVGNVRGFAFTLGLTAIADLMVIFWFTHPMMVLLSRTKFFGEGHRLSGLDAHALGYVPLYRGAGRLRDPEDSPRRKRRRDEAGEEPDRPLTIAERRRAEALKSKEHQAESPEENPGQNPEGADNA is encoded by the coding sequence ATGGCTCGGAATAAACGAATGTCGGGTGCCCGAAAGGCCCTGCTCCTGTTGACCGCCATCGTGGTGGTCCTCGGTGGGGTCGTCGGTCTGTCGGCCACCAAGCTCGGTGGTTCCGCCGCACCCAAGCTCGCCCTGGATTTGTCCGGTGGCACGGAGATGATCCTGTCTCCCAAGGCCACCAACGGGGGCGGCGACATCAGCAAGGACCAGCTCGACCAGGCCGTGGACATTATTCGTCAGCGCGTCGACGGTGCCGGCGTCTCGGAGGCAGAGGTCAGCACCCAATCAGGCAAGAACGTTGTCGTTTCGATGCCTGATACGCCGAGTCAGGAAACCCGGGATCTCATTCAGGCCTCGGCCCAGATGTCCTTCCGATCGGTTCTGGCCGAGGGGGACGGGGCGGCCGTGCCGCAGGACAAACGCACGGAAGAGTCCAAACTCCCTCACCCGGACGCTCAACCGACCAACGGATCCGATTCCAATTGGATCACCCCCGAGTTACAGAAGCAGTACGAGCAACGCGATTGCACCGCGAATCCGGGTAAAGACGACCAACTCGATCCCAAGAAAGCCGTCGTTGCCTGCTCCCAGGACGGCAAACAGAAATACATTCTGGGTCCTGTCGAGCTCAATGGCTCTGACATCAAGGATGCCAGCCATTCACAGGTCGAGTCCGGCGGCGGCGTGAGCACGGGTCAGTGGGGCGTGAACATCACGTTCACCGATCACGCGAAGAACGTCTTCAAAGACGTGACCCAGCGTCTCTACGGCTTCTACGGCCAGGACCAAAACGACCCCAAGGCGTCCTTCGCGATCATGCTCGACGGTGGAGTACTGCAGGCTCCTCGAGCGCAGAACGTGATTTCCGACGGTCAGGCTCAGATCACCGGCAACTTCACCGAGGATGACGCCAAGGGCCTTTCCGAACAGCTGAAATACGGGGCGCTGCCGATCAGCTTCAAGATCGAGTCCGAGCAACAGATATCGGCGACCTTGGGTACGGACCAGTTGCAGATGGGCATTATCGCCGGAATCATCGGTCTGCTGCTCGTCTGCGTCTACTCGCTGTTCCAATACCGACTACTCGGATTCGTGACGATTGCCTCCCTGCTCGTCGCGGGAGTGGTCACCTACGAGGCCATTACACTGCTCGGCTGGGGGGTCAACTACAGACTCTCCCTCGCGGGCGTCGCGGGTCTCATTGTCGCGATCGGGCAGACGGCGGACTCGTTCATCGTCTACTTTGAACGCATCAGAGACGGTTTGAGGGACGGACGAAGTGTGCCCTCTGCGGTGGACCACGGGTGGATGCGAGCGCGCAGGACCATATGGGCGTCCAAGGGCGTCAACCTCCTGGCCGCCGTCGTGCTGTACTTCGTGGCCGTGGGTAACGTGCGAGGCTTCGCGTTCACACTGGGCCTCACGGCGATTGCCGATCTCATGGTGATCTTCTGGTTCACCCATCCGATGATGGTTCTGCTTTCCAGGACCAAGTTCTTCGGGGAAGGACACAGACTCTCCGGGCTGGATGCTCACGCCCTCGGGTACGTCCCGTTGTACCGGGGAGCGGGCCGGCTCCGCGACCCTGAAGATTCACCGCGTCGGAAGCGCCGCCGGGACGAAGCCGGGGAAGAACCGGACCGTCCCCTCACCATCGCCGAAAGACGCCGTGCCGAGGCTCTGAAGTCGAAGGAGCACCAGGCCGAATCCCCTGAAGAGAACCCCGGCCAAAATCCTGAAGGAGCCGACAATGCCTAA
- the yajC gene encoding preprotein translocase subunit YajC: MLLSTINPSGSLQAAEQGGAGGSNFLLLGLMLVVVIVFLVLPMRRQKKARQQMQERQQAMTPGTRVMTQFGVFGTIVSIDREANRAVIEVAPKTEITVHLGAVTTVLDQNGQVPGTPEAARAAAAQGVTDQPQQGTGEFQGEASQSGPGFGSSAPAAENDPRLNGEPIQDERSQGFRDESQSGYREDRPEGDDNFGSSR; encoded by the coding sequence ATGTTACTTTCCACCATCAATCCATCAGGAAGCCTTCAGGCCGCCGAGCAAGGCGGAGCCGGTGGCTCCAACTTCCTCCTACTGGGGCTCATGCTGGTGGTGGTCATCGTATTCCTCGTCCTGCCGATGCGCCGCCAGAAGAAGGCACGTCAGCAGATGCAAGAGCGTCAGCAAGCCATGACGCCGGGCACACGCGTCATGACACAGTTCGGCGTGTTCGGAACCATCGTGTCGATCGACCGTGAGGCCAATCGCGCGGTCATCGAAGTTGCTCCCAAGACCGAAATCACGGTTCACTTGGGTGCCGTCACCACGGTCCTGGATCAGAACGGTCAGGTCCCGGGAACCCCTGAGGCCGCTCGTGCCGCAGCCGCGCAGGGCGTGACCGACCAGCCCCAGCAGGGAACCGGAGAATTCCAGGGTGAGGCGTCGCAGTCCGGCCCCGGATTCGGCTCTTCGGCTCCTGCTGCAGAAAACGATCCGCGCTTGAACGGTGAGCCGATTCAGGACGAGCGCTCACAGGGCTTCCGCGATGAGAGCCAGAGCGGTTACCGCGAGGACCGCCCTGAAGGCGACGACAACTTCGGTTCGTCCCGTTAA
- the ruvB gene encoding Holliday junction branch migration DNA helicase RuvB, with protein sequence MTQQFPENDAQNLPGQQRAGQERLVDAEIEPEDKAIEAALRPKALDDFVGQKRVRQQLSLVLEASKLRGKSADHVLLSGPPGLGKTTLAMIIAEEMGSPLRISSGPAIQHSGDLAAILSSLTPGEVLFLDEIHRMSRPAEEMLYMAMEDFRVDIVVGKGAGATSIPLELPSFTLVGATTRAGLLPGPLRDRFGFTGHLEFYDVAELELVLRRSASLLDLKITTEGFHEIASRSRGTPRIANRLLRRVRDWALVHAVEDIDARTAATALNMYEVDSRGLDRLDRSVLESLIHKFGGGPVGLSTLAIAVGEETETVETVAEPYLVREGLMGRTPRGRVALPSAWEHLDLEPPEK encoded by the coding sequence ATGACACAGCAATTCCCGGAGAACGACGCGCAGAATTTACCCGGTCAGCAGCGTGCGGGCCAGGAGCGATTGGTAGACGCGGAAATCGAACCTGAGGACAAAGCCATCGAGGCGGCTTTGCGGCCCAAAGCTCTTGACGATTTCGTCGGACAGAAACGGGTCCGCCAGCAGCTCTCGCTTGTCCTGGAAGCGTCGAAGCTTCGTGGCAAGAGTGCGGACCATGTTCTGCTCTCAGGGCCTCCTGGCCTCGGCAAAACGACCCTTGCCATGATCATCGCGGAAGAGATGGGCTCGCCGCTTCGGATCAGCTCCGGACCGGCAATCCAGCATTCGGGCGATCTCGCCGCCATACTCTCCTCCCTGACTCCGGGCGAAGTCCTCTTCCTCGATGAAATCCATCGGATGTCTCGTCCCGCGGAAGAAATGCTGTACATGGCCATGGAGGACTTCCGGGTGGACATTGTGGTGGGGAAAGGCGCTGGCGCGACCTCGATTCCGCTGGAATTGCCCAGTTTCACGCTCGTCGGCGCGACTACACGGGCGGGGCTGCTGCCCGGTCCTCTCCGGGATCGCTTCGGGTTCACCGGTCATCTGGAGTTCTACGACGTCGCGGAACTGGAACTCGTGCTCCGTCGGTCGGCTTCTTTGCTGGACCTCAAGATCACCACGGAAGGATTCCACGAAATTGCCTCGCGCTCCCGGGGAACCCCGCGTATAGCCAACCGCTTGTTGCGGCGAGTTCGCGACTGGGCTCTGGTGCACGCGGTCGAGGACATCGACGCGCGCACCGCGGCGACTGCATTGAACATGTACGAGGTCGACTCGAGGGGTTTGGACCGTCTTGACCGATCGGTTCTCGAATCTTTGATTCACAAATTCGGCGGGGGACCGGTGGGGCTCTCGACCTTGGCCATCGCGGTCGGAGAAGAAACGGAAACCGTGGAGACCGTGGCGGAGCCTTACCTCGTGCGGGAAGGCCTCATGGGGCGGACGCCCCGAGGCCGAGTGGCGTTGCCGTCTGCCTGGGAGCACTTGGACCTGGAGCCACCCGAAAAATGA
- the ruvA gene encoding Holliday junction branch migration protein RuvA, translating to MISSLTGTVTHLGLHEAVIEVGGVGMLVQATPGTLATLRLGERAHVETSLIVKEDSLTLFGFRDDSEREVFTTMLSVSGIGPRIALAVLSVYTPVEVSRAVASGDDKAFSKVSGIGPKGARRIVLELAGKLVLPDAEEDQNSGNTPQGASTPGPAWRPQVLDALIGLGWHEKDATGAVDSFAEAEPEADSMNVAEALRAVLASLGRVNGMGHRSK from the coding sequence ATGATTTCTTCTCTGACCGGCACAGTGACCCACCTCGGCCTCCACGAGGCCGTGATCGAGGTCGGAGGTGTCGGAATGCTGGTTCAGGCGACTCCGGGAACCCTTGCGACCTTGCGTCTCGGTGAGCGTGCGCATGTGGAGACTTCCCTGATCGTCAAGGAAGACTCGTTGACGCTCTTCGGCTTCCGGGACGACAGCGAGAGGGAGGTCTTCACGACCATGCTTTCGGTCTCCGGAATCGGCCCACGGATCGCATTGGCGGTGTTGTCCGTGTACACACCCGTCGAGGTCTCGCGAGCCGTCGCATCCGGCGACGACAAGGCCTTCAGCAAAGTTTCCGGAATCGGGCCCAAGGGGGCCAGGCGGATTGTTCTGGAGCTGGCGGGCAAACTCGTCCTGCCTGATGCCGAGGAGGATCAGAATTCGGGAAATACACCCCAGGGGGCCTCGACCCCAGGACCGGCATGGCGGCCCCAAGTTCTGGATGCCTTGATCGGTCTCGGCTGGCATGAGAAAGACGCCACTGGAGCCGTTGATTCGTTCGCCGAAGCAGAACCGGAGGCGGATTCCATGAATGTTGCCGAGGCGCTTCGGGCGGTTCTCGCAAGTCTCGGCAGGGTCAACGGCATGGGCCACCGCTCCAAATAG
- the ruvC gene encoding crossover junction endodeoxyribonuclease RuvC, producing the protein MTHEKKGPVGAVESTSSAGPLRILGVDPGLTRCGFGVVEMSGNRKAHYIDAGVAGTQAADSLDTRVLHIQRAMQGWIDTYRPDVMAIERVFAQESVNTVIGTAHASGVVIATAAAAGIPVAWHTPSEVKAAVTGSGRADKKSVGRMVARILELEEVPKPADAADALALAICHGWRSGIIGTGINMGTGVQTHQGSIPAGATSGAMTPAQRAWKMAEERSRRSR; encoded by the coding sequence ATGACGCACGAGAAAAAGGGACCGGTGGGGGCCGTCGAATCGACGTCCTCTGCCGGTCCTCTGCGCATTCTCGGCGTGGACCCCGGCCTGACCAGATGCGGTTTCGGCGTCGTCGAGATGTCAGGGAACCGGAAAGCCCACTACATCGATGCCGGCGTCGCGGGCACTCAGGCGGCCGATTCTCTCGACACCCGAGTACTGCATATCCAACGAGCGATGCAAGGGTGGATCGATACGTACCGGCCCGATGTGATGGCGATCGAACGGGTATTCGCCCAGGAATCCGTCAACACCGTGATCGGGACGGCCCACGCTTCCGGGGTGGTGATCGCGACGGCCGCGGCGGCAGGCATTCCGGTTGCGTGGCACACCCCCTCAGAGGTCAAAGCGGCGGTCACCGGCAGTGGTCGAGCCGACAAAAAATCCGTCGGTCGTATGGTCGCCCGGATTCTGGAACTCGAAGAAGTCCCCAAACCGGCCGACGCCGCGGACGCTTTGGCCCTGGCCATCTGTCACGGATGGCGGTCAGGGATCATCGGCACCGGAATCAACATGGGTACTGGTGTTCAGACCCATCAGGGCTCGATTCCAGCAGGTGCCACAAGCGGTGCCATGACCCCCGCTCAGCGTGCCTGGAAAATGGCCGAAGAACGGTCACGGCGCAGTCGATGA
- a CDS encoding YebC/PmpR family DNA-binding transcriptional regulator, which translates to MSGHSKWATTKHKKAAIDAKRAKAFAKYIKGIEVAARMGGADISGNPALDLAISKAKKNSVPNDNIDRAVKRGAGLTGEVVEYSEILYEARGPQGSALYIECLTDNKNRAASDVRVAVTRNGGTMADPGSVSFLFERKGVVEVAKSDGLTEDDVLMAVLDAGADEVKEEDEFFEVISEATDLPEIRKALDDAELEYNNDDPQWRPTMTVDLDAEGARKFLRLADAVEALDDVQNVYSNADISAEVMEELEADD; encoded by the coding sequence ATGTCGGGTCACTCCAAGTGGGCCACCACCAAACACAAGAAGGCGGCGATCGACGCCAAGCGCGCCAAAGCCTTCGCCAAGTACATCAAGGGGATTGAGGTTGCCGCTCGCATGGGCGGCGCGGATATTTCCGGTAACCCCGCTCTGGACCTGGCCATTTCCAAGGCCAAGAAGAACTCGGTTCCCAATGACAACATTGACCGCGCGGTCAAGCGCGGTGCGGGCCTCACCGGTGAAGTCGTTGAATATTCCGAGATTCTCTATGAGGCACGCGGTCCTCAGGGATCCGCTCTCTACATCGAGTGCTTGACCGACAACAAGAACCGGGCAGCGTCGGATGTTCGCGTGGCCGTGACGCGCAACGGCGGAACCATGGCGGACCCCGGTTCGGTGTCGTTCCTCTTCGAGCGCAAGGGAGTCGTGGAGGTCGCCAAGAGCGATGGCTTGACCGAGGATGACGTCCTCATGGCAGTGCTCGATGCTGGTGCCGACGAGGTCAAGGAAGAAGACGAATTCTTCGAAGTCATCTCGGAGGCCACCGACCTTCCCGAGATTCGCAAGGCGCTGGACGATGCCGAACTCGAATACAACAACGATGACCCTCAGTGGCGCCCAACCATGACGGTGGACCTGGACGCAGAGGGCGCCCGTAAGTTCTTGCGCCTTGCCGATGCGGTGGAAGCCCTGGACGACGTCCAGAACGTCTACTCGAATGCGGACATCTCTGCCGAGGTCATGGAAGAACTCGAAGCCGACGACTAG
- a CDS encoding type 1 glutamine amidotransferase, with product MTETLKILQLYPRDMNIYGDWGNVLSLARRARQHGLAAEIIDYNPGDVFPEDFDILVGGGGQDSGQTVIQDDLHRIAPVLRSKAEAGTPMLVICGLYQLFGKEFRTVGGEVLDGIGLFDAHTVGGEERLIGNIVIESEEFGTIVGYENHSGLTFLGHSVERLGTVTKGEGNNLDDDGEGARVHHVIGSYLHGSLLPKNPRISDYLIRHAAEAKFGSFHPVEIDDSLATRAREVAASRPR from the coding sequence ATGACCGAGACCTTGAAAATCCTTCAACTGTATCCGCGGGATATGAACATCTACGGGGACTGGGGCAACGTGCTGTCGCTGGCCAGGCGAGCTCGTCAGCATGGCCTGGCCGCCGAGATCATCGACTACAACCCCGGGGATGTTTTCCCGGAGGACTTCGACATCCTCGTCGGCGGCGGAGGCCAGGATTCGGGCCAGACCGTGATTCAGGACGACCTTCATCGGATTGCCCCAGTGCTTCGCTCCAAGGCCGAGGCCGGGACCCCGATGCTTGTCATTTGCGGTCTCTATCAACTGTTCGGCAAGGAGTTCCGGACCGTCGGGGGCGAGGTCCTGGACGGAATCGGACTCTTCGACGCACACACCGTCGGAGGAGAGGAACGCTTGATTGGGAACATCGTGATCGAGTCGGAAGAGTTCGGCACGATCGTCGGTTATGAGAACCACTCCGGACTCACGTTCCTGGGTCATAGTGTCGAGCGTTTGGGAACGGTGACCAAGGGGGAGGGGAACAACCTGGACGACGATGGCGAAGGCGCACGCGTCCATCACGTCATCGGCAGCTATCTGCACGGGTCTCTGCTTCCCAAGAATCCCCGGATCTCCGACTATTTGATCCGCCATGCGGCTGAGGCGAAATTCGGTTCCTTCCATCCCGTTGAGATCGACGATTCTTTGGCAACCCGGGCACGCGAAGTCGCCGCATCCAGACCCCGCTGA
- a CDS encoding MurT ligase domain-containing protein — MPRPVIFRPATRLIGQGIRYVSKLRGGGSAFPGLVMEKFDPGFVARELSKLPRGVVVVSGTNGKTTTTKMAVQLLESQGLKVFTNRTGSNFVRGVAAALLGEMNLKGKLDADIAVLELDEAHAVHFVKLIQPRYALLLNVMRDQLDRFGEIDTTRKMLTKVAQATTGTVVLNREDPRIRRISQDVGKGTDVAYYGLSPSLRSRFPSDDEMRDNRPAQQAENLPDASVTLTSFEGTSTHVLIGDREVTTDINLYGIYNIYNAAGALALTLEVMGEEADENALLSELSKVTPAFGRGESVRIGDRTLQLLLVKNPAGFRLSLASATGGDYATMITINDEYADGRDVSWLWDVDFESLQSSGVDVVSGTRAYDMALRLEHDDVPVRAVNTDLSSALDEFVRGSGDQPMRVFCTYTSMLALRRELAKTTEVADIG; from the coding sequence ATGCCAAGACCTGTCATCTTCAGACCCGCCACCCGCCTGATCGGCCAAGGCATTCGATACGTATCCAAGCTTCGTGGGGGAGGATCTGCTTTCCCCGGGCTGGTCATGGAGAAGTTCGATCCCGGATTCGTCGCTCGTGAACTGTCCAAGCTCCCGCGCGGCGTTGTGGTCGTGTCAGGCACCAACGGCAAGACCACGACCACCAAAATGGCCGTCCAGCTCCTCGAGTCCCAAGGGCTCAAGGTCTTCACGAACCGTACGGGGTCGAACTTCGTCCGCGGCGTCGCGGCAGCTCTTCTGGGCGAAATGAACCTGAAGGGCAAACTGGACGCCGATATTGCCGTGCTCGAACTGGACGAGGCGCATGCGGTTCACTTCGTCAAGCTGATTCAGCCGAGGTACGCCTTGCTCCTCAACGTGATGCGCGATCAATTGGATCGTTTTGGCGAAATCGACACGACCCGCAAGATGCTGACCAAGGTCGCCCAGGCAACCACCGGAACCGTGGTACTGAACCGCGAGGACCCGCGTATCCGCCGCATTTCGCAGGATGTCGGAAAGGGGACCGACGTGGCCTATTACGGCCTTTCCCCCTCCTTGCGATCCCGGTTCCCGTCCGACGACGAAATGCGGGACAACAGGCCTGCGCAACAGGCAGAGAATCTGCCGGATGCGTCGGTGACCCTCACATCCTTCGAGGGCACCAGCACACATGTGCTGATCGGCGACCGTGAAGTCACCACGGACATCAACCTCTACGGTATCTACAACATCTACAACGCTGCCGGCGCGTTGGCGCTGACCCTCGAGGTCATGGGCGAGGAAGCCGATGAGAATGCTTTGCTGTCCGAACTGTCCAAAGTGACTCCGGCATTCGGACGCGGAGAGTCGGTTCGTATCGGTGACCGCACGCTTCAGCTCCTACTCGTCAAGAACCCGGCGGGGTTCCGTCTCTCCCTAGCCTCCGCCACCGGCGGCGATTACGCGACCATGATCACGATCAACGACGAGTACGCCGATGGTCGGGACGTGTCCTGGCTTTGGGACGTCGACTTCGAGTCGCTGCAATCCAGCGGGGTCGACGTCGTCTCCGGAACGCGGGCGTACGATATGGCGCTGCGCCTCGAGCACGACGACGTACCCGTGCGCGCCGTCAACACCGATCTCTCGAGCGCGCTTGACGAATTCGTCCGCGGCTCGGGGGATCAGCCGATGCGCGTTTTCTGTACCTACACGTCCATGCTCGCCCTGCGCCGCGAGCTGGCCAAGACGACCGAGGTTGCTGATATCGGATGA
- a CDS encoding TIGR00730 family Rossman fold protein: protein MSINESASTHSMPGLPIRTITAYTGSATGNDAVYTEAVRRLAVVLAQRGIGVVYGGGKVGLMGILADSALHVGGTVHGVMPQSLVEGEIAHAGLTTLDVVGDMHQRKNRMAELGDAFVALPGGAGTLEELFETWTWQHLGLHSKPVALYNVNGFWDPLLDLLDHMVEEGFLRENLRHSLIVESEPELLLEALSTWQPLEPKWAS, encoded by the coding sequence ATGAGTATCAATGAGTCAGCTTCCACCCATTCCATGCCTGGGCTTCCTATCCGTACGATCACGGCCTATACCGGTTCCGCGACCGGTAACGACGCCGTGTACACCGAGGCGGTTCGCCGGCTGGCCGTTGTATTAGCTCAGCGAGGCATCGGCGTCGTCTATGGCGGAGGCAAGGTCGGGCTCATGGGGATTCTCGCGGACTCCGCCCTCCATGTCGGAGGCACAGTTCACGGGGTTATGCCTCAATCTTTAGTCGAAGGTGAAATTGCGCACGCAGGGCTGACGACCCTCGACGTCGTCGGAGACATGCACCAACGGAAGAACAGGATGGCCGAGCTCGGTGATGCTTTTGTGGCCTTGCCCGGTGGAGCCGGAACACTCGAGGAACTCTTCGAGACATGGACCTGGCAGCACCTTGGACTGCATTCGAAACCCGTTGCGCTCTACAACGTCAATGGCTTTTGGGACCCCCTTCTCGACCTTCTCGACCACATGGTCGAAGAAGGGTTTCTGCGGGAGAATCTGCGGCACTCGCTCATTGTCGAATCTGAACCTGAGCTTCTACTTGAGGCCCTGAGTACTTGGCAGCCTCTCGAACCCAAATGGGCGAGCTAG
- a CDS encoding HIT domain-containing protein, which translates to MTEEPDYSTDDFVLPGVPDAFQRMWTPHRRAYVSGGQKDYTENSCPFCVAPERSDEESLIVYRGEHVYVVLNLYPYNPGHLLVCPYRHVAQFDEIDSAETAEMSACVQAAMRVLRETSNAAGFNMGMNQGKVGGAGIAAHLHQHVVPRWNGDTNFLPIVAGTKTVTQTLDQIRRIVAEAWPKDLINPNDPTS; encoded by the coding sequence ATGACGGAGGAACCTGACTACTCGACCGACGATTTCGTGTTGCCCGGCGTGCCCGATGCGTTCCAGCGCATGTGGACACCGCACCGCCGGGCCTACGTCAGCGGGGGCCAGAAGGACTACACGGAGAATTCGTGTCCGTTCTGCGTCGCCCCGGAACGCAGCGATGAGGAATCGCTGATCGTGTACAGGGGAGAACACGTGTACGTGGTCCTGAACCTTTATCCCTACAATCCGGGGCATCTGTTGGTCTGCCCGTACCGTCACGTGGCTCAATTCGACGAAATCGATTCGGCTGAGACCGCAGAAATGTCAGCCTGCGTGCAGGCAGCCATGAGGGTTCTCCGCGAAACCTCCAACGCAGCCGGGTTCAACATGGGCATGAATCAGGGCAAAGTCGGTGGGGCCGGAATCGCGGCGCATCTCCATCAGCACGTGGTTCCCCGGTGGAACGGTGATACCAATTTCTTGCCGATCGTCGCCGGAACCAAAACCGTCACTCAGACTCTGGACCAGATCCGTCGCATCGTCGCGGAAGCATGGCCGAAAGACCTGATTAACCCCAATGACCCCACGAGCTGA
- a CDS encoding FBP domain-containing protein gives MRSLSETEIRNSFINCSQGEAQRLHLPTGLSHIEWESQAFLGWIDPKSPQRGYVVAETDDGPKGIVLHRTPQHGRPTAQMCQFCMTLHGGSGVSMYSAQRPATKKERYSSLGTYLCSDLGCSEYAVNRKRPLGIRQMEETMTIEDRKDRTANNVERLINRLKERSMP, from the coding sequence ATGCGATCCCTCTCCGAGACCGAGATCAGAAACAGCTTCATCAATTGCAGCCAGGGTGAGGCTCAACGGCTCCACCTTCCCACCGGCCTTTCCCACATTGAGTGGGAGTCACAGGCATTCCTCGGATGGATCGATCCCAAGAGCCCGCAACGCGGCTACGTGGTCGCGGAGACCGACGATGGGCCCAAAGGCATAGTTCTCCACAGGACGCCGCAGCACGGTCGACCCACAGCCCAAATGTGCCAGTTCTGCATGACGCTGCATGGCGGCAGTGGCGTGTCGATGTATTCCGCTCAACGTCCCGCTACGAAGAAGGAACGCTATTCCTCCCTGGGCACGTACTTGTGCTCCGATTTGGGGTGCTCAGAGTACGCCGTGAACAGAAAACGGCCCCTCGGCATTCGGCAGATGGAAGAAACCATGACCATCGAGGACCGTAAGGATCGCACCGCCAACAACGTGGAGCGTCTCATCAACCGGCTCAAAGAGCGATCCATGCCGTGA